Below is a window of uncultured Cohaesibacter sp. DNA.
AGGCAGATGGCCATGGTCTCAGACATTGATTTGCTGGCAGAAGAGATCGCTAGGTGCCGTATTTGTCGTGATGGCCCTGATGGTCAATGTCTGCCGCACGATCCACGCCCGGTGGTCAGATTGTCAGCAAGTGCAAGGATATGCATTGCAGGGCAGGCACCCGGGATGCGGGTTCACAAGACCGGTATCCCCTTCAACGATCCATCCGGCGACCGGTTGCGCGACTGGATGGGCGTGAGTCGGCAGGTCTTTTATGATCAGCGCCGCGTTGCCATCGTCCCAATGGGCTTCTGCTTTCCCGGATATGATGCCAAGGGCGGGGATCTACCGCCGCGCAAGGAGTGTGTCGGGAGATGGCATGACAGGGTTTTTGCTACAATGCCACAGTTGGAACTCATTCTCGTTATCGGGCAATATGCCCAGCGCTATCATCTGGGTGCCCGGCGCGGCAAGACGTTGACCCAGACTGTGCAAATGGCGCGCCGCCTTTGGCTGGAGCAGGCCAACCCCCGCATCCTGCCGCTGCCCCATCCTTCATGGCGCAATAGTGCGTGGCTTAAAAAAAATCCATGGTTTGAAAGTGATGTCCTGCCTCTGCTGAGGCGAGAGGTGCAAAAATATTGTTGCCCATGATCAGGGAAAATTTTTCCTCAAAGCAAGGGCTCTACAAAAGGATGATTGGTATTGGTTGCAGAAACTCATTGCTCTTAGAATTTTCTTTCTGTACCATTTTCTCAATGATGCGATTTGGAGGAATTTTATCCATCGATTTGATCGCCTTTGTCGGGCGCTCTGTCGGTTGACCGGATTGGAGATCGCTCCTTTAAAGATTGGAGATAGTCATGTTGGACCGTTTGGACCGTCGTATTCTGCAAATATTGCAGGAAGACGCCACAATGCCAGTTGCAGAAATTGGCCGCCGTGTTGGCCTGTCCACAACGCCCTGTTGGCGTCGCATTCAGAAGATGGAGGAAGAGGGCGTCATCACCGGTCGGGTGGTGTTGCTCGATCCCAACAAGGTCAATACCAAGGTGACAGCCTTTGTCGCAGTGACCACCAACGAGCATTCTTCTGACTGGCTCAAGCGCTTTGCCGATGTCATTCGGGATTTTCCCGAGGTGGTGGAATTTTACCGCATGGCCGGGCAGGTGGATTATCTGCTGCGCGTTGTTGTGCCCGATATCGACGCCTATGATGCCTTTTACAAAAAGCTGATTGCCCGCATCGAGGTCGGTGACATTTCGACCACCTTTGCCATGGAGCAGATCAAATATACAACAGCACTGCCGCTCAACTATCTGCCGGACAAGGAAGCTCGTTGACAGTCCAGTCCGTGGACAAGGGATCAAGCTGAAAAAAGCCCGCTGCCGTGATGATGGCGCGGGCTTTTCAATTGCATGGCCAATTGTTGGCTTGGCTGTTCGTCCTACTTGCGGTCAAGCAGGGCAATGAGTGAGGAGGTGTCCCAGCGACTGCCACCAAGGCTCTGTACCTGAGAATAGAATTGGTCAACCGCTGCGGTTACCGGCAAATGGGACTGGTTGCTGCGGGCTTCGTCCAGAACAATCGCCAGATCCTTGCGCATCCAGTCGACCGCAAAGCCGAATTCGAACGCGCCCTTGGCCATGGTGGCCGCGCGGTTTTCCATCTGCCATGAGCCAGCTGCGCCTTTTGAGATGACATCGACCACGGCTTCCACATCAAGACCGGCCTGCTTGGCAAAATGGACGCCTTCCGAAAGCGCCTGAACAAGACCGGCAATGCAGATCTGGTTGACCATCTTGGTAAGCTGACCTGAGCCGGAAGGCCCCATAAGACCGACCATCTTGGCATAGGCTTCGATGACCGGTTTGGCCTTTTCGAAAATCTCAGCATCGCCACCGCACATGACCGTGAGAACGCCATTCTCTGCGCCAGCCTGACCGCCAGAAACCGGAGCGTCAATGAAGCCGACATCCTGTGCCTTGGCGACTTCATAAAGCTCGCGGGCAACCTTGGCGCTGGCAGTGGTGTTGTCGATGAAAATGGCACCTTCCTTCATGGTGGAAAGCGCACCATATTCGCCGATCGTCACCTCGCGCAAATCGTCGTCATTGCCCACGCAGCAAAATACGAAATCGGCACCTTCTGCTGCCTTGTCCGGAGTGGTGGCCATGGCTCCGCCATGTTCGGCGACCCATTTTTCGGCCTTTTGTGCCGTGCGATTGTAAACGGTAACCTCGTGACCGCCCTTATGCATAAGGTGGGCTGCCATCGGATAGCCCATGACACCAAGACCGAGAAAAGCAACTTTGGCCATATCTATAACCTCATATCGTTAGAGCGGAACAGGCTGTTCCTAAAAACAAATAGGGCGGCTGAAGAAGCCGCCCTTGATTATTTCCATTCGATCAACCGGCAATTTTGGAGAAATCGGCCACGGCGCGGGTCGTCTCGCGAATCTGGGTCAACATTCTCAACCGGTTTTCGCGGACTTCGGCGCGTTCGTCATTGACGAGCACCTTGTCAAAGAAATCATCGACCGGAGCGCGTAAGCTGGCAAGGGCCGACATGGCGGCTTCGAAATCCTCGGCCGCTACAGCTTCCTGAGCGGCAACCCGTGCCGTCTCAATTGCTGCCGCCAGCGCGATTTCCGCTGCCTCGAGCAGATGTGCCCCTTCGACAATGCCTTCAAAGCTGGTGCCGGACTTCTTTTCCTCTGCGCGCAGAATGTTGGCAGCGCGACGATAACCGGCAAGAAGATTGGCTCCATCATCGCTGGAAAGGAAGGACCCCAACGCTTCAACGCGCTTGGAGATCATCACGATATCGTCCTGACCGCCGAGCGCGAAGACCGCATCAAGCAGATCATGACGGGCTCCCTTGTCTTTCAGATAGACGCTGAGACGATCCGCAAAGAAGGAGAGCAGGTCGTCTTCCTGTGCAAAATCGGCGCGGGCCTTCTTGAAGATGTCGAGCAGAGAAAGGCGAATGCCATTTTCTTCCAATATGCGGATGACGCCGAGTGCTGCGCGGCGCAAGGCAAATGGATCCTTCGAGCCGGTCGGCTTTTCATCGATTGCCCAGAAACCGGTCAAAAGATCGAGCTTGTCTGCCAGCGCAACGGCGATGGATACCGGCTCTGTCGGCACATCATCACTGGGGCCCTGAGGCTTGTAATGCATCTCGATGGCGTCAGCCACCTTGGGATCTTCATTCTGTGCCAGAGCATAATAGCGGCCCATCAGCCCCTGTAGCTCGGTGAATTCGAACACCATGTCGGAAACAAGGTCGGCCTTGGCCAGCTTGGCTGCCCGGCCTGCAAGCGCCGTGTCAGCGCCAACCAGCGGCGCCAGAGCTTCGGACAGGTTCACAAGGCGCTGAACCCGCTCGCTCTGGGTGCCGAGCTTTTCATGGAATACCATGCTGTCGAGCTTGTAGAGGCGCGTTTCAAGGCCGGTCTTGAGGTCGGTTTCCCAGAAGAATTTGGCGTCAGACAGGCGCGCGCGGACAACCTTCTGGTTCCCGGCAACAATCGTCTTGCCGCCATCGGGAGCAACGAGGTTGGAAACCAGAATAAATTTGTTGGCCAGTTTGCCGGTTTTGCCGTCCTTGAGCACAAAGCATTTCTGATGCTCGCGGATCGAGGTCTGGATGACTTCGTCGGGCATGTCGAGGAAAGCCTGTTCGAACTCGCCCATCAGAACAACGGGCCATTCGACGAGACCTCCGACTTCTTCCAGCAGACCCATATCTTCAACCAGCTCCAGCCCCTGCGCAAAGGCAAGCGTTCTGGCGTCGTTCAGGATGATTTCCTTGCGCTCGTCCAGATCCAGCACGACCTTGCGCTCCTTGAGAGCGGCGACATAATCCTCAAAGCGCTTGACCGTGAAGCTTTCCTTGGCATGGAAGCGATGGCCTTCGGTCTGATTGCCGCTTTCGATGCCTTCGACAGAGAAGGGAACGATTTCCGAGCCTTCTCCTTCTACCGACAGGGTACAAAGGATCGAATGCAGCGGGCGGACCCAGCGCAGAGCGCCTTCGCCAGCCTGACCCCATTTCTGGCTCTTGGGCCAGGGGAATTTGCGCACGACATCGGGCACCAGATCGGCGATGATGTCTTCCGCCTTGCGACCGGGCTTGTTGATCACGGCAACATAGAAATCGCCCTTCTTGGGGTCGGACTGAATGATAGCCTCATCGATGGAAGAGAGCCCGGCACCGCGCAGGAAGCCTTCCAGAGCCTTCTCGGGCGCACCAACGCGCGGCCCCTTGCGCTCTTCGGAAATGTTCGGAGAGGAGGCGGTCAGTCCGGTGATGGACAGGGCAAGGCGGCGAGGGGTGGCGAACTCGCGAGCGCCCTCATAGGTCAAACCGGCATCCACCAGACCCCCGGTGATCAGTTTTTTCAAGTCTTCAGCAGCCCGGCGCTGCATGCGGGCCGGGATTTCTTCGGAAAATAGCTCAAGCAGAAGGTCTGGCATGGTCTTCTCTATTTACATCGATAATTGGAAAGGTCTTTGGAATTTTGACCTAGCAAGACAGGGCGGCTTTGTCACTGATAAAATGACGCTTTGCTGCAACTGCTACCCGAAGCGCACAAGCCAATTGCACCCAAAGGGCCATAAATTGCCGATATTGCGGCAAAAGGTCAAAAGATGAAATCAAAGGCCCGTGATCTAAGCACGGGCCTTCATGGACGGATTGTTCGATCAATCGCTGTCGCGCCGTAAGTGGCGCGTCAGGCGAAGCTCGATGACATCCCATAGCCTGCGGATGATTTCCACGCAGACGAGATAGAAAATCGCCGCATAGATATAGGCCTGAAAGTCATAGGTCTGGGAGAAGGCGCGGCGGGTTTCACCCATCAGGTCATAGACCGAGATGATCGAAACAACGGCAGAGCCCTTGATCATCAGAATGAACTCATTGCCATAAGGGCGCAGCGCGACGATCAGCGCCTGCGGCAGGATCACCTTGAAGAAGGTAACGAATTTGGGCAGGCCCAGACTCTGCGCCCCTTCTATCTGGCCCTTGGGCACATTCATGATGGCACCGCGCAGGATTTCTGCCTGATAGGCCGCCGTGTTGAGCGTGAAGGACAGCAGCGCAATGGACCAGCTGTCACGGAACAGCCACCACATATTCAGATCCTGCCAGAAATGGCGAAACTGGCCAAAGCCGTAATAGAGCAGGAACAGCTGTGCCAGCAGAGGCGTGCCGCGGAAGAAATAGATATAGCCAAAAGCGATGCGGTTAAACAGCTTGACCTTGGACATGCGCCCGAAGGCGACGGGGAGCGAAAGTATGCCGCCAAGGACAACAGACAGTGCGACCAGCTCGATCGATGTCAGGAAGCCATTGAGATATTTGGGCCAGTAACGGGCAACATAGTCGGCATCGTAACTGTCATAGAGAAACCAGATGATGCCGATGAAGAAGGCGATCCAGATGGCCAGCAGCAGAAAGCCGGTAATCTTGCTGGCGCTGAAGAGCTTGTCCTTCATGCTCGCCGGACGAGGCCGCGCTTCCAGAATGGATTGGGATACGTAACTTGTTTGCATCGTCATCAGCGCAGCTCCCCGCGGCGGCCGCGTTTTTCAATGGCTTCCAGAGCCATGGAGGAGATGAAGGTCAGCACCAGATAGATGACGCAGGCCAGCGCAAAGAAGAAGAAGGCTTCCTTGGTGTTGCGTGCCGCAAGGCCCGTTGCATGCATGGTGTCGGTCAGCCCGATCACTGAAACAAGCGAGGTATCCTTGAGCAGGATCAGCCAGAGATTGGAAAGGCCCGGCAGCGCCAGCTTGATCAGTTGCGGCACGATGACCAGACGCATGGTCTTGAGCCATGGCAAGCCGAGCGCAAAGGCTCCCTCATATTGCCCTTGCGGGATGCCCTTGAAGGCGGAGAGGAAAACCTCACTTGCATAGGATGAGAAAACAAAGGCCAGAGCGATCATACCTGCGATGAAGGAATTGACCTCGATGCTGGTGCCCAGAACCTTCTGAAACAGCAGATTCAGCAAAATCTGACCGCCATAATAGACGATGAAAAGGGTCAGAAGTTCGGGCAGACCACGAAAAATGATCGTGAAGAGCTTGGCAGCCCTCTGAATGCTGGGCTCCCTGGCGTTGATGCCCAAAGCAAGAAAAAAGCCCATAAACAGGCCCACCGGCAGGGTGCAGATGCCAAGAGAGACAGTGTAGAGAACGCCATGAGCGATCTCGTCGCCCCAACCAGTGGCTCCGAAGGAAAGGAGCTTCAGTAAATAATCCATAATGAATTGCCAGCTTCACTAAAGAGCCCGGCAGAGGCTGCCGGGCTTGTTTTCAACCGTATCGATTACTCGTCGCCACCATAGACGTCGAAGTCGAAATACTTGTCGTTGATTTCCTTGTATTTGCCATTGGCGCGGATGGCCTTGATGGCAGCGCTGAATTTGTCAGCAAGCTCGGTTTCGCCCTTGCGGACGGCAATGCCTGCGCCCTGACCATAAATTTCAGCGATGGCAGGGAAGGTGCCGAGGATCTTGCAGCAGGCGCCAGCTTCGGATTTCACCCATTCGTCGAGGACGACAACGTCATCGGTGACACCATCAAGACGACCGGCTTCCAGATCGAGCTTATATTCGTCAGAGGTCGGGTAGAGTTTCAGCTCGGTGTCCGGCAGCTTCTGTTCGGCGAAATTGGAGTGAGTCGTGGAAGACTGGGCACCAATTGTCAGGCCCTTGAGCTGTTCTACAGCGGCAGGCAGATCTTCAGGGGAGATCGCGGCCAGCTTGGAATCCTTGGGAACAGCCAGAGCGCCCGGTGTGTTGTAATATTTCTTGGAGAAATCGACCTTTTTCAGGCGATCAGGCGTAATGGACATGGAAGCGATGACGGCATCGAACTTGCCGGCGATCAGGGCAGGGATCATGCCGTCCCAATCCTGTACGACGAATTCGCATTCCACTTTCATTTCGTCGCAGAGGGCATTTGCCATGTCGATATCGAAACCGATCAGCTTGCCGTCTGAGGTGAGTTCGTTGAACGGAGGATAGGCACCCTCGGTACCGATCAAAATCTTGTCTGCAGCCTGCGCTCCGCCAGCGACCATCATGAGTGCGGTTGCTGCGATAGCAATTTTGTTAAATAGACGCATAATATTTTCCCTCTTGCATATTGTATTCAATGAAGACCAGCCGCATGCAACCGGCAGTCATACAATATCGAGCCTATCGGTAGGCTTCTCTGGATTGGGCGGTGACTTGCCGCTTGGGTTGCATATTCCCACTATTTTGCTGGATTTGACAACAGGCAATCCGGGCAAAACCGGTTCATAGTCAGATTTTGCCCAAATATTAGACTAGAGCGGAATAAAAGAACTGAAATGATATATTTTGCGAAATGTTATGTGGCTTGATCGGTGAAAATTTTCAAACAAAACTGGTTATGCCAAGCGAAGATTAAAGCAAAGGTTGCAGGGCAGTATAAAAATTGGGCAGATATGAGTGAAAAAAGCCAGTGTTGAAGAGACTATTTGTCGGTAAATTGACAAACTGGTTTATCGTAATGGCAAAATGCCGGAGGCGGGAACGCCTCCGGCATCGGGATTGAC
It encodes the following:
- a CDS encoding uracil-DNA glycosylase family protein, encoding MVSDIDLLAEEIARCRICRDGPDGQCLPHDPRPVVRLSASARICIAGQAPGMRVHKTGIPFNDPSGDRLRDWMGVSRQVFYDQRRVAIVPMGFCFPGYDAKGGDLPPRKECVGRWHDRVFATMPQLELILVIGQYAQRYHLGARRGKTLTQTVQMARRLWLEQANPRILPLPHPSWRNSAWLKKNPWFESDVLPLLRREVQKYCCP
- a CDS encoding Lrp/AsnC family transcriptional regulator yields the protein MDRLDRRILQILQEDATMPVAEIGRRVGLSTTPCWRRIQKMEEEGVITGRVVLLDPNKVNTKVTAFVAVTTNEHSSDWLKRFADVIRDFPEVVEFYRMAGQVDYLLRVVVPDIDAYDAFYKKLIARIEVGDISTTFAMEQIKYTTALPLNYLPDKEAR
- a CDS encoding NAD(P)-dependent oxidoreductase: MAKVAFLGLGVMGYPMAAHLMHKGGHEVTVYNRTAQKAEKWVAEHGGAMATTPDKAAEGADFVFCCVGNDDDLREVTIGEYGALSTMKEGAIFIDNTTASAKVARELYEVAKAQDVGFIDAPVSGGQAGAENGVLTVMCGGDAEIFEKAKPVIEAYAKMVGLMGPSGSGQLTKMVNQICIAGLVQALSEGVHFAKQAGLDVEAVVDVISKGAAGSWQMENRAATMAKGAFEFGFAVDWMRKDLAIVLDEARSNQSHLPVTAAVDQFYSQVQSLGGSRWDTSSLIALLDRK
- the glyS gene encoding glycine--tRNA ligase subunit beta, with protein sequence MPDLLLELFSEEIPARMQRRAAEDLKKLITGGLVDAGLTYEGAREFATPRRLALSITGLTASSPNISEERKGPRVGAPEKALEGFLRGAGLSSIDEAIIQSDPKKGDFYVAVINKPGRKAEDIIADLVPDVVRKFPWPKSQKWGQAGEGALRWVRPLHSILCTLSVEGEGSEIVPFSVEGIESGNQTEGHRFHAKESFTVKRFEDYVAALKERKVVLDLDERKEIILNDARTLAFAQGLELVEDMGLLEEVGGLVEWPVVLMGEFEQAFLDMPDEVIQTSIREHQKCFVLKDGKTGKLANKFILVSNLVAPDGGKTIVAGNQKVVRARLSDAKFFWETDLKTGLETRLYKLDSMVFHEKLGTQSERVQRLVNLSEALAPLVGADTALAGRAAKLAKADLVSDMVFEFTELQGLMGRYYALAQNEDPKVADAIEMHYKPQGPSDDVPTEPVSIAVALADKLDLLTGFWAIDEKPTGSKDPFALRRAALGVIRILEENGIRLSLLDIFKKARADFAQEDDLLSFFADRLSVYLKDKGARHDLLDAVFALGGQDDIVMISKRVEALGSFLSSDDGANLLAGYRRAANILRAEEKKSGTSFEGIVEGAHLLEAAEIALAAAIETARVAAQEAVAAEDFEAAMSALASLRAPVDDFFDKVLVNDERAEVRENRLRMLTQIRETTRAVADFSKIAG
- a CDS encoding ABC transporter permease, producing MKDKLFSASKITGFLLLAIWIAFFIGIIWFLYDSYDADYVARYWPKYLNGFLTSIELVALSVVLGGILSLPVAFGRMSKVKLFNRIAFGYIYFFRGTPLLAQLFLLYYGFGQFRHFWQDLNMWWLFRDSWSIALLSFTLNTAAYQAEILRGAIMNVPKGQIEGAQSLGLPKFVTFFKVILPQALIVALRPYGNEFILMIKGSAVVSIISVYDLMGETRRAFSQTYDFQAYIYAAIFYLVCVEIIRRLWDVIELRLTRHLRRDSD
- a CDS encoding ABC transporter permease subunit (The N-terminal region of this protein, as described by TIGR01726, is a three transmembrane segment that identifies a subfamily of ABC transporter permease subunits, which specificities that include histidine, arginine, glutamine, glutamate, L-cystine (sic), the opines (in Agrobacterium) octopine and nopaline, etc.) — its product is MDYLLKLLSFGATGWGDEIAHGVLYTVSLGICTLPVGLFMGFFLALGINAREPSIQRAAKLFTIIFRGLPELLTLFIVYYGGQILLNLLFQKVLGTSIEVNSFIAGMIALAFVFSSYASEVFLSAFKGIPQGQYEGAFALGLPWLKTMRLVIVPQLIKLALPGLSNLWLILLKDTSLVSVIGLTDTMHATGLAARNTKEAFFFFALACVIYLVLTFISSMALEAIEKRGRRGELR
- a CDS encoding ABC transporter substrate-binding protein gives rise to the protein MRLFNKIAIAATALMMVAGGAQAADKILIGTEGAYPPFNELTSDGKLIGFDIDMANALCDEMKVECEFVVQDWDGMIPALIAGKFDAVIASMSITPDRLKKVDFSKKYYNTPGALAVPKDSKLAAISPEDLPAAVEQLKGLTIGAQSSTTHSNFAEQKLPDTELKLYPTSDEYKLDLEAGRLDGVTDDVVVLDEWVKSEAGACCKILGTFPAIAEIYGQGAGIAVRKGETELADKFSAAIKAIRANGKYKEINDKYFDFDVYGGDE